GTGGAAGAAGCATCGGTTGCAGATAAAATTGCTTGGGGAGCTGTGAATCAACCGATTTCTGAAGAACATTTTAATAAATTATATACAAAAGTATTAGAATACTTAAAAGAAAAAGAAGAATTATTCGTATTTAAAGGGTTTGCAGGCGCTGATCGTAACTATCGCCTACCAATTCAAGTTGTTAACGAATATGCATGGCATAATTTATTCGTACATCAATTATTTATTCGTCCAACTGAAGAAGAATTAAAAACTCATGAAGCAGAGTTCACAATTGTTTCTGCACCAAGTTTTAAAGCAGACCCAGCAATTGACGGTACAAATTCTGAAGCATTTATTATGGTTTCATTCGAAAAACGTATCGTATTGATCGGTGGTACAGAATATGCTGGAGAAATGAAGAAATCTATCTTCTCTATTATGAACTTCTTACTTCCAGAACAAGATATTCTTTCTATGCATTGCTCTGCAAACGTAGGTGAAGAAGGCGATGTCGCTTTATTCTTCGGCTTATCTGGGACAGGTAAAACAACTTTATCTGCTGATTCAAACCGTAAATTAATCGGTGACGATGAGCACGGCTGGTCTGATAACGGTGTATTCAATATTGAAGGCGGTTGCTATGCAAAATGTATCAACCTTTCTCATGAAAAAGAACCACAGATCTTCGATGCAATTAAATTCGGATCAGTATTAGAAAACGTTGTCATTGATAACCAAACAAGAGTTGCAGACTACAATGATACAACTTTAACAGAAAATACACGTGCTGCATACCCAATGCATGCGATTGATAATATCGTACTGCCGAGTGTTGCAGGACATCCAAATACAATTATTTTCTTAACTGCTGACGCATCTGGCGTATTGCCTCCAATCAGTAAGTTATCAAAAGAACAAGCTATGTACCATTTCTTAAGCGGTTACACTAGTAAACTAGCAGGAACAGAGCGTGGTGTTACATCTCCGCAAGCTACATTCTCAACTTGCTTCGGCTCACCATTCTTACCGCTTGATGCATCTCGCTATGCTGAAATGCTTGGTGAAAAAATTGAGAAACATGATGCGAAAGTATTCTTAGTAAACACTGGCTGGACTGGTGGCGAATACGGCGTTGGTAAGCGTATGAACTTAGGTTACACTCGTGCAATGGTGCAAGCAGCATTAAACGGTGAACTTGATAAAGTAGAAACTGCAAAACATGATATCTTCGGTCTTGAAGTTCCTCATCACGTACCAGGTGTACCTGATGAAGTATTAATGCCTGAACAAACATGGGCTGATAAAGCTGCTTACAAAGCGAAAGCAATTGAGCTTGCAAGCAAATTTAAAGAGAACTTCAAAAAGTTTGACAGCGCTTCTGAAGATATTATCAATCTAGGCGGTCCAATCGCTTAATACAACATTTCTGTTGAATGACCCTTTACTCATATGAATAAGTATAGTGTAACTAGAAAGTTTCGCGTACTCACCGACAAAACCCAATGCGACTTGATGGTTACACATACTTACATAAAAAAGAGACTTACGATAAAATCGTAAGTCTCTTTCTTTTATAATCTGTGACCGATGTTTTGGTTTCTTTGTTTTGACTTGACATTGAACAGGAAAAGGATTTGACCGCTTCCATTTATAGATAGATGCTCTCTTCCATCTAAAAAGGAGTGTTCTATGTCGTTTTTTAGTTCTTTTCATCTTTCATACTGTAATATCCTAAATTAATAATGATCAAGAAATAACCACCCATAATCCCAACTGCAAATGCCCACATAACCATATGGTGCTCGATTTCATACATAATAATTGCACCCAGTATCGCTGCTGCGAAGCGATTAAACATACCAAGTGTTGGTGCCTTCGTCTTTTTTACAATGCTCTCTCCAAGCTTTTCAATACGTCTTCCTAAAATCCAAACGCAATACATACTGACAATAAGCCCGATTCCTGCACCTAAAAAATGTGCTGAAAAAGGTGTCAGCGCCCAACCTATTAACATTACGCCTAGCAAATAATACATTTGAATTTTAAACGCCCTTAGTGACATACTAATCATGCTGTACTCCTTTAACTTTTATAAATTTATTTACATATCATCAGAATTCATCTGCTACATTCAAACTAAAAAAACAACATAAACATCATGTTTATGTTGTTAAAATATTTTCTGGAAATAATATTATACAAGATTTCTAATATGCTAACATCGAATTTTGTGACATTTTTTCAACTTTTTCCGTCTATTTATGAAAAAAATGATATCAATCTATGAACATATGGATATGATGTAGTAAGCACACAAATAAAGGGGGCGTCTAATGATTTATTTTTTAATGGCTCTTATTCATTTCATTGTCCCTGCGCTTATTGGGCTCTCATTATATTGGTACACGAAAAATCATAGCATCTTCTATGCTGTCCTCGGTGTCCTTCTTCCAGGTATTATTCTTATTGCACTCTTTCGAATACCTTTTCTTAATTTAATTCCACTTATTACAGCCATTCTATTTCTCATATTTTTACCAAAAATAAAAAAATAGGAAAGCAGATCATGAATGATCTGTTTTCCTATTTTGATATAGGTTCTTGTAGAGTAGAAACATCCTCTGCTTTTTCAGATTTTACAAGCCATAAACCAAAGAAAATAATGATCCCTCCGATGATTTGCTGTAATGAAATATATTCCTTCGCCCACACTGCCGCAAATAAAACAGCAACAAGTGGCGTCATATACATATACACCATCGTGTGAGACGCACCAATTTTTTGCACACCAACATACCACATGACTAAACCGAATACTGTTACAAAGAAAATTGAATACAAGAGCGCAAACCATGTCATTCCTTTTGTAATGTGAAATGGCAGTGAAAAAATCTGTAGACCACTTAATACCGCAAGAGGTATTGCCCCAACAACTGCTGACCATGCGGTTACCCGAAGTGCCGAATATTTTTTTATAAGCGGGCCTGCTAATATAGGATAAAGCCCCCAGCATATTGATGTAATAAGCCCAATTCCGTTTCCATAGAATGAACCAGCGAATGAATGTCCCGCTAGTAACACAAGGGCTGTACCAGCGCAGGCCACAATAGAACCAATCAACTTTCGCGAAGAAAACTTTTCTTGTTTAAATGAAATCGCAAATAAGGTTGTAAAAATGGGTGAAATAGAAATGAGTAAAGAAGCATTTGTAGCGGATGTATATTTCACAGTTTCCATAAATAACGTTTGATACAGTACAATGCCAACAACGCTGACCATGATTAGTCTCGGCATATCCCTTCTCTCCATATACAACGACTTTTCATTATAAAATGTAAGCAGTAACAATAACGGCGCCGCTGCCATCATACGAAGTGCCGTAAACTCAATCGCCGTAAATTCTATAAGTCCATATTTCGCAATTGTATAATTGATTCCCCAAATAATAACGACGCTTACAATTAATAATTCAATTCCCCATCTTCTCATGCGTATCCCCTCCGCAAAGAAAATTATACAGAAAATTCAATTATATGTACATTTCATTATGTGAAAAAATCCCATAAGAAAAAGGAGCATATCATATACTCCCCTCTGTCTTTGTTATACTCTAATATGAAGCTTCATATTAGGATTATAAAACTGACTCGGGCTCTTCAGTTGAAAATGCCCCCCAGATTGATGTAAATCAACAGTTAACTTATCATCCATAAATACAAGCTTCGTGCGGTCTGCAATAAAGTTTAATGCGTTTGATTCAATATCTACATCACGCTCATCTTTCTCCGATACGGCTACTAAATCAATAATCCCGCTCATGACACAACCGCAACCTTCATTATCATAAAATAGCTTTATATATTTCGCTTCACTTGGAATCGTATCCATAATCTTTTTATATGCTGCATCTGTTACAGTAACGTACATACGTAAATCTTCATCCTCTCTTCTCATATCATTCTTATATTGTACCATTCTTTTTCTTAATTCCATCCGTTTGTTGTATACAGAAAATTGAGACTAATGTTACAATACCTGTGACAAAGGAGGAATACTATGCCAGCCTTAAAAGAAATACAATACGCTCTTGATTATTTATTTCAAATTAAAAAATACGGAAAAGACGGTGCCTTTAGCCGATTTATTCCAGCTGTATATAATCCAATCCAGTTTCCATGGCAGCAATTTTTCGAAGAGGATTTTGTTGAACTATTTAACGGTCTTATGATCCGCGGCGCTGAAAATGTAAACACAGTCTTTTTAGCTGTATTCCCAACAGATGATGTTCTTGAAAAGTTCATTTCACAATCAAAGCCAGGCGATTTACTCTTTATGCACCATCCACTCGTTATGGAATGCGGTGATCCACTTGGGAAATCTGGACGTGGATTTATCCCAATTAAGCCGCACTATTTACAAGCTATAAAAGATAAAAATTTATCTATTTACACATGTCACAGCCCGATGGATTACAATCAGACATATGGAACAAGTATATCAATAGCAAAAGCATTACAGGCTACTGTCATTGATGGATTTGCTTGCAGTGGCCCTGAAAACGAGCCAGTCGGTCTCATCTGTGAAATAGATGAGACATCAACTACGAGCCTCCAACAACATCTAAAGAAGCTTTTCCACATCCCATACGTAGATTTCGAAGGCCAACATCATGATTCCATCAAAAAAATTGCAATTATTGCTGGCTGCGGCGATGTCGTGTCTTTAATGAAAGAAGCAGAAGAAAAAGGTGCTGAAGCTTACATTGCAGGAGAAATCCATTGTCATATTGATAACGAATACGGCAGACATAAATATTCACTCATTATGGATTATGTGAAAGAAACAAATATGTCACTCATCGGTGTATCCCACTCTGCTTCCGAATATTTAGTTAAAAAAACATTAATGCATGATTGGTTTAAAGAAAATTTTGATGTAAATATTACTTTCCTTCCACAAGAGAAGTGGTGGTATTGAGATAAAAAGAGATATATAGCTTAGCTACATATCTCTTTTTACTATACTCAAAATTTCATTCGGAACTTGAAAAACATAATCCCCCTTTATTCCTCTCCATTTATTACTTCAATACCGCATTTCTTTACTACATCTCCTAAATTCTTTGGAATCGTATCATTTGTAATAATGGTATTTATTGATTCTAACTGTAGCGCTTTAAAATTTTTACGTTGATTAAATTTCGTCTCATCAATAAGTAAAAATACTTGATTGGTTTAACCGTTTTTGTTATTGCCTCTCTCTTTTGTGCTATCGCATCATCAAGTAATTTTCTTATCATCGCAAGGATTTTACAAGGTATAGGCGCAGCTTTATTTATGCCCAGTTCCCTCAGCCTTCTAGCAATCTCTTATCCGGATGAAAAACAAAGAGCGAAAATGTTTGGGGTATGGTCAGCTATCGTTTCAATATCTTCAGGAATGGGTCCTTTCGTTAGTGGCATTTTAGTTCAAACATTCGGATGGAGAAGTATTTTTATTATTAATTTGCCAATTGGCATAATTGGTATTTTCATGGCTTACTGTATGATTTCTCCTTCAACACGTCAGCACATAAAGCTAAATCTTTTTAACCACGCCTTAGGAATTATTACATTAGCAAGTCTAGCTTTTAGTTTAATTGAAGGGCCTTCCTACGGATGGATTTCTCCCCAAATAGTAGAGGGATTTTCGATTACCATTATAGCTGCTAGTTTATTTGTCATTGCGGAACATAGTTCGAAACAACCAATTATTCCATTCTCTTTATTTCATGACCGACAATTTTCTTCTGCAAATATAATTGGCTTTTTAATTAACTTTTCCTTATTTGGTGGCATCTTTATGTTTAGCTTATTTCTGCAATATGCAAGAAATGCTTCTCCTTTTTTAGCTGGAATTCAGCTATTACCGATGATGGCCGTCTTTGTATTTGGAAACTTGCTTTTCGCAAAACTAACAACTCGATTTGGTTCTAAATCACCATTACTTATTTCTCTTCTCATTGCTAGTTTTGGTTCATTTTTATTAACTTTTATTTCTCCTAATATACCCTATTGGTTATTAGCAACTATATATGCCATTATAAATTTTAGCATTGGTGTATCTGTTCCAGCTATGACTACAATCGTGATGCAAGCAGCTGGCCATGAACATGGAAATATCGCAGGAGCAACTTTGAATGTGAATCGCCAAGTTGGTGCTTTAGTTGGGGTTGCGATTATGGGAAGCACTCTTACCCAATCTTCTTCATGGTATATCGGCACTAGCCATGGCTTCTTCGCAATGGGAGTATGCTATTTCATTGGTTGCTTACTCGTTCAGTGTTTTATGAAAAATGATTGAACTACCCCCACTTCACACTCTAACGAGTTGTTTGAAGCGGGGGATTCCTACGAACACCAAAGTGTCCCTCGGTTCTATTAATAGGCGATCTCCGTAGTCCCTACAGTTAGAAGCCTTAAGGCCTCTTTTCTCAGATTTTTTCCTGCATTCACATCTCTATCATGATGCATACCACAAGAAGGGCACTTCCATTCACGGAGGTTTAGATCTTTCACGTCTTTATTTTTGTTGCCACAATGCGAACAAATTTGAGAACTTGCGAATGTTTTCGATACCACGACCACTTGTTTTCCATACCACTATACCACTCTGCCTTGTACGCAAGCATCGTTCTGAATTGTGACCAAGATACTTCTTGTATCGCTTTCGCTACCTTATGATTCTAGATGGACTTTTATGATGAAACCATCTCGTATATTTTAGAATGCTTCCTACTATCCCATTTACCTTCTATACAAACTGATTCTGTTACCTCATAGCAAATCTTCCACAAGAAGAACCTTTAAGCTTTTACCTAACCGCCATTCATCTCCCACCTATTCATCGGACCATGTCTTATTCATTCCTTGAGGTGGGAGTCTTCTGTCGGAAAATGAAAAAAAGAGAGAGGATCTCCCCTCTCTTCATAATTAAATCGGCAACACAACCTCAACAGTTGTTCCAACTCCAACTTCACTATCAAATCGCAGTGTTCCCCGATGATCTTTAATAATTTTATCTGTCACGACTAATCCTAATCCTGTTCCATGTTCTTTCGTCGTATAGAAAGCTTCATTTAAAGTTGAAATTTTATCCTTTGGAATACCGCAGCCTTCGTCTTGAATTTGCACAATAAGTACCTTTTCTTCTCCCCTCGCTTCCACAGTAATCGTTCCACCAATTGACATTGCTTCAATCGCATTTTTTATTAAATTTAAAAATACTTGTTTCAATTTCTTCTCATCACATGTAATCAAAGGGATATCTTTATTATAAATCGCATCAATTTTTACCCCTTGTTCCAAAGCTGATTTCTCTATAATTTGAATTACATAGTTCAAAATATCTTTTATATGATGAGTGTCTGATTCTAGTAATTTAGATTTCTCAAATCCCATAAGTTCCGTCGCAATTGTATTTATTCTCTCGACTTCCTGCTTCATAATCTCACTATAAATCTTATCCTCAGGATATTTTTCTCCCTGACTTACAATAAGTTCTTTTAATTTCACTAACGGTCTTCTAATTTTATATCCAATTACCGTTGCCATTTTTCCAATCGTGGCCAACTTCTCTGTTTTCTGAATCTCTTTATCCATCATTTCAAGTGTACGAATGTAAGATTGAAATCTTAAAAGTATAATCCAGCATATTATCGCAAATACACTACAAAGCGCTATCGGGATAACTATAATAAAAGATTTTACAACTAGGCCCATAAGCGCATATTTTCCTACAATCACTCCTGCCACTAACCAAAAATATCTTTTATTCACAAAGATTGGTGCGAATAAAATTAAAAATCCTTCTACTATATTTCCACCGTCAAATTCAGTATCACTTCCATAATAAATAAGGAAATTATGAATAAAATCCAGTACATTGTAGCCAATCAAAATAATATACTTCACAATAAATGGATTTTTCCACTTCATAAAATATATTCCGGTAAAGAATAATAAAATCATCGAAGCATATAACCATGGACCTAAACCTTCCATGAAAATTTCTGCCGATTCTTTTCCTTCTCCCTTTAAAAGGACGATCAACTTTTCAGCAAAGTCATATACAAAGAATATGATAAAAAATAAACTTAAAAATATCTTTAATGCCTTTATTTCTTCCTTTTCAAATATATAGCCTTTATTCATATGATGGCTCCTTTATTACAACTTCTCTTACTCTTGTATCGCGTTACTTTCATGCTTTTTCGGAAGTAAAATATTTACTCTTGTCCCTTTTGTTATTTCACTAGAAATATGTAATTCGCCAAGATGCTCTGTAATAATTCGCTGCACTACTGTAAGACCTAATCCAATTTTATCTTGTTTCGTCGTATAGAAAGCTTCTGTAATTCGTCCTAAGTTCTCTTTTTTTATACCTTGACCATTATCTATTACACTTATAATTACGTGCTCTCGTTTTTTATCTTCTATTTGTATTTGTAATGTCCCACCATGTTCCATTGCCTCTAGAGCATTTTTTATGACATATAAAAATACTCCTTTTAATTTACGTTTATCACATTCAACTTCACTTCTATTATGCTCCGCATTAAAAATGAACCTTATATTTAATGCGTCCATTTTTTTACGCATATCTGCGATTGCTTGTAATACAACGTCACTTACAATATGTTTTTCATAAACGGATGGCTTACAGCTAGCAACTTCCATCAATTCACTGATCATATTATTCATATTATCTATTTCAAAAATCATTTGCTCATATGTTGAATCATTTGCATACTTCTCTTTTTGCAATTGCGTAAAGCCTTTCAACGAAGCAAGTGGATTTTTAATTTCATGCCCAACTGTCGCTGCCATTTTCCCGACAACTGCCAGCTTCTGTGATTGACCAGCCTCCGCAATACTTTTCTTTACTGCTGAAAGATATTGCAAAAAGCGATTTAAAATCATATATGATACAAGAAGTAACACCCCATATATAACGAGCGATACTAATACATTCATTTCTCCAAATACCAATAGATATATCATATATTTCCCTATAATAAATGGAGATAAGAAGAATACATATCGTTTACTCAAAAAAATGGGTACGAAGAATATAAAAATAAACTCGATCACATTACCTTCATCAAATGCCACTTTATTATGAAATACATACCATCCAAAATTAAAAATCTCTGCCCCCATATATGCAAATAAATATGTATATTTAACTAAATGTGCCTTTCCTCTTTCGAATAAATAAACACTAATGCCTAATATGGTCATAATATATGCAATCTTCCATATCCCTTTATGCCAATTCACTAAAGGCATTTTATCTTCTAATATAATTGCATATGCAACTTCATATACAATCAAAATAACATGTAATACCCATAAGAAAATCTTAGCATTCCCTTTTTCTTCTTTATATGATATAAACCCCTCTCTCACTTCAACACCCCTTCAAAATGATACTTCTATGAATACCATTTATTATAATAAATGATTTTCATAGACAAACAAAGATAATTTAAACAATAGAGGAAAATCAATCCATAGGCAAAACATCTCCAAGGCATATGCAAGCATAAAACGACTGAAAAATAATACGTATAATATGGGGGGTACTTGCCAAAATGGAAATACGATTATTCAATCTTTAAATATAGAAGGAAAACCAGGCGTAATAACAGAACAGCACCCTACACTACTTGCGGATGAATTTATTAAGGGGTGACGAAACAGCGTTTTTGGGATAGAGCGTATTGATAGGATAGGGGGATAAATCATGTTTGTTACGGTTGAGAAAGATGTACACATTTTTGTCGAGGACATTAATCCAGGTCCTGGAAGTAAACCTGTCTTCTTTGTTCATGGCTGGCCTTTAAATCATCAAATGTACCAATATCAGTTTAATATCTTACCACAACACGGTTTCCGCTGCATCGCCATGGATATACGAGGAAACGGGCAGTCAGATAAACCTTGGACCGGTTACACATATGATCGATTAGCTGATGATATTGCAATTGTCTTAGACGCTCTTCAAATAGAAAAAGCTACTTTACTCGGCTTTTCTGTCGGCGGTGCTCTCTCTCTTCGTTACATGTCAAGATATAACGGACGCCGCATTTCTAAACTAGTATTAGTAGATGCTGTCTCTCCTTCTTTCGTAAAAAATGAAGCATCCCCTTACGGCGTACCGAAAGAACAAGCGGATGCCCTCATGAATCAAATGTCCATGAATTTACCTAAATTCCTTAGTGATGTATCCTTATCATTTTTTAATAGAAACTTAGGAGCGGCTACATTAGAATGGTTTTCTTACCTCGGTATGCAGTCTGCTTCATACGCTCTTATTAAAATATTACAGGCAGCAGCAAACGAGGACGTAACGAAAGATTTAAGTAAAATTAACGTTCCAACAAAAATATTCCATGGTATTCACGACCAGCTCATCCCTTACAAAAGCGCTGAACTCTCACAAAAACAAATTAAAGGTTCTAGTCTATATCCCCTTACAAATAGCGGACATGGATCCCCAATTGAACAAGCAGATGAGCTAAATAAAGAACTGATAAAATTTTTAAATTCATAATCGCTTTATAAAAAAGAATTTGCCTTATATAATTTAAAAATCAGTTATAATTCACATATTTCTCACAATTATAACGATAAAACGATTACATTTTATTTTATACTAAATATATAAGTAATACTCCCTGATTGAGCCGGCTTGCCTGGTTACCCCGTTATTAATATACGAAAAAGAACTTGTAGCATATACAAGTTCTTTTTTATGTGTAATCTATTTAAATAATATGTCCTTACTATACTGTTTCCCAACTAGTAAATCGTACTGAATAAATTTATATTGTTTCAACATTTCTTGCTGTTTAGCTGTTAAATTTTTTATCACTTCTCCATCTTTTCCTACCTTCAATTCCTCTCGAAGTGCTGGTATTTCTAGATATAAATCTGATAAAAATTGATAGAATGGTGATTTATTTAACCCTGCGTAATCAAGAACAAGGTTTGAGAAATAAATTGGGCTTACTAAGCCTAAATTGTCATTTGGTAAATCAAAGTTTCCATACATTAATAACGGCGTTTCTGCCATGGCTAATCGTTCACTTGGAGTTTTTTCATTTGTTATATATCCAGCCTCTTTATAAAGGGATTTATTCGTTCCTAATGACGGCAAATGATCTCCAAAGAACACCAATAATGTAGGTCTATCTAAATCATCCAATTGCTCTATTAAATATTGAAGCGCTTCATCTGAACGTCTTAAACCTTCTGTATAAGTCTCTAATTCCGCCTTCGCCTCTTCTTCTAATCCACTAATTTCTACTTTATTTACTCCAAATCTCCCTGGAGTAAATGGGAAATGATTTTGCATCGTCACTGCATGAATAAATGTAGGCTGTTCCCTCTTCTTCAATTCGGCTATTATTTCCTTACTCATTGATAAATCGCTAATATAATCTCCATCTATTTCTGTATTTTTCATCTTATCTTGCGAATTGAATTGATCGAATCCTAACACATTGTATACATCATCTCGTTTAAAGAACGATCGACCAAAAGAATGGATGGCACTGGCATAGTACCCTTCTTTTTTCAACGTACTAGTAATCGATGGGATCTCTTTCTTATTTGTAACAACTTGTTGGTATGGAATAGAACCTGGCTTTAACAAACTCATTGAATAACCTGTTAATGCTTCAAACTCTGTATTGGCAGTATTTCCTCCAAATGTAGGGGATATTGTTTGTCCACCTGGAAAGTTTTCTATATACTGATGCAAATTTGGAACAGGGTCTTCACTAAACGAAAGATTTGTTAATTTCGTCGGATCCCAAAAAGCCTCACTCATAATAAATATAATATTTGGTTTCTCTGTCTGTTTTTGTTTCCCTACGTTACCACCATACTGTTTCTTTATATCATTTACGATTTGAAGTATATTTTCTTTAGAATATTCTTTTGACTTTTCAATCACTGTTGTATCTAAATTACTGATAAAGCCTAAAACGAGACCATTTTCAGCATAGTTTCCCGTCTGATCCCACAAAATAAATTCTATGCCCCATTTTTGAAACAGTTTATTCATAAATGTATTTGTGTAATTACTATAAGCATATAGCACAAAAATTGATCCTATAACGAAAAGGATTCTTGTCATAAAATGGACACTTGCCTCTTTAATATACTTCCGAATATACATACATAACGCAATACATACCATAATACAAACAATAGCTATAAGAATATGTTTCCAATTAAAATAATCTATAACCATCGGTATAACGGATTGTAAATGTGTAATTTGTGTAAAATCAGAAGGATATAGTGGCTCTCCTCTGAAAAGAAGCTTTAAGTAGTTTACAATAGCTAAAAAAATCAAGGTGTAGCTCGTTAATCTAACACTTAAAAAGACTTTTCCTAGTAAGTTATACACAAGAATATATATCGCATAGATTACTATGAAGCTCAATATAAACTGCCCATTATAATTGTAAATCCAGTTAATCGCTTCTAAGAAATCTATATTAACTTGTAGAACAATATAAAATAAAGCTACTGTATGAGCTATCAAAAATAATATAAGATGAACTCGAATGGACGGCCTAAATTCAACCGTTTCCCTTTTACTTAAATGTGTAACATATAGTACGATAATCCACATTAAAATAATCGTTATGCTTAAAATAAACTTTTGATTTAAAAAGTCTTTCATCATATCTAAATTAAAAAACTTTAAAATCATAAAAAACATAGTTGCTATTAATAAGGTCACCATACCACTTATGATGGTAGAAATTAATATACTTTTTCTCGGAAGATGATAAAGTGCAGACTCATACTTCAATTCATTCCCTCTTTTCTATCTATTAATTTCACCTCGCATCGGTAAAGACACTTTCTATAAAAATAACATTGTAATATGTAGCACGTCTTCAAAATTGCTTCTATTTTAAATTTAATTTCTTACTTATCCCTTAACACATAGTAAAAATTCCGAATAACGATTGGGAATTATTGAGAAATTAAATTCCCCCATTCTACTTTATGATATAATAATTATGTTTTGAATATCCTTAATACCATTAGGAATTAAGAAAGTATTAATACAAAAGGAGATGCTCATTTTTGCTAAAAAAGTTTAAAAATTTACCTAAAGCGGTATATGCAATTTTGGCGCTTTCTTTCCTCTTACACGTTTTTTGTCTAGTAAAACAGCCAGGATTAGATGGAGAGTTAGTCAAAGTAACATATGGTGCAAATGATGCGTTTAACTATTCGTTAACAGCTGAACAATTATTAAAACATGGTGTATTTGGCTATGTTTATTTAGAACCTAGTGAAGTGCCTGGAAAAAATGCATATATCACACCAGGTCAACCACTATTATTAGCTGGCGCTATGATTATTTCTGATGTTACATCACTACCTTACTATTACGTAGCAACTGTCATTAATATGATACTGAACCTTGGTACAGTGCTATTAGTATTCTTAATAGGGAGAGAATTGTTTGAAAAAAATATTTATGGAATTGTTGCGAGTATTTTATATGCTATTTATCCGAGTAACTATACATACTTCCGTACATTATTAACCGAAGTTCCTTCCATATTCTTATTAGCATTATGTGTGTATGTATTTGTTCTCGCATGGAAATACAATAAGATGAAATTCCATATATGGTTCGGAATTGTTGTTTCTATTTTACTTATGTTCCGTCCAAATCCGGCTCCAATGATGCTTATTCCAGTTCTTGTCATCTTGTTCACATATGGATTTAAAGACTCAATTAAAATCGGAT
The DNA window shown above is from Bacillus clarus and carries:
- a CDS encoding ATP-binding protein, which encodes MREGFISYKEEKGNAKIFLWVLHVILIVYEVAYAIILEDKMPLVNWHKGIWKIAYIMTILGISVYLFERGKAHLVKYTYLFAYMGAEIFNFGWYVFHNKVAFDEGNVIEFIFIFFVPIFLSKRYVFFLSPFIIGKYMIYLLVFGEMNVLVSLVIYGVLLLVSYMILNRFLQYLSAVKKSIAEAGQSQKLAVVGKMAATVGHEIKNPLASLKGFTQLQKEKYANDSTYEQMIFEIDNMNNMISELMEVASCKPSVYEKHIVSDVVLQAIADMRKKMDALNIRFIFNAEHNRSEVECDKRKLKGVFLYVIKNALEAMEHGGTLQIQIEDKKREHVIISVIDNGQGIKKENLGRITEAFYTTKQDKIGLGLTVVQRIITEHLGELHISSEITKGTRVNILLPKKHESNAIQE
- a CDS encoding ATP-binding protein, with the translated sequence MNKGYIFEKEEIKALKIFLSLFFIIFFVYDFAEKLIVLLKGEGKESAEIFMEGLGPWLYASMILLFFTGIYFMKWKNPFIVKYIILIGYNVLDFIHNFLIYYGSDTEFDGGNIVEGFLILFAPIFVNKRYFWLVAGVIVGKYALMGLVVKSFIIVIPIALCSVFAIICWIILLRFQSYIRTLEMMDKEIQKTEKLATIGKMATVIGYKIRRPLVKLKELIVSQGEKYPEDKIYSEIMKQEVERINTIATELMGFEKSKLLESDTHHIKDILNYVIQIIEKSALEQGVKIDAIYNKDIPLITCDEKKLKQVFLNLIKNAIEAMSIGGTITVEARGEEKVLIVQIQDEGCGIPKDKISTLNEAFYTTKEHGTGLGLVVTDKIIKDHRGTLRFDSEVGVGTTVEVVLPI
- a CDS encoding alpha/beta fold hydrolase — encoded protein: MFVTVEKDVHIFVEDINPGPGSKPVFFVHGWPLNHQMYQYQFNILPQHGFRCIAMDIRGNGQSDKPWTGYTYDRLADDIAIVLDALQIEKATLLGFSVGGALSLRYMSRYNGRRISKLVLVDAVSPSFVKNEASPYGVPKEQADALMNQMSMNLPKFLSDVSLSFFNRNLGAATLEWFSYLGMQSASYALIKILQAAANEDVTKDLSKINVPTKIFHGIHDQLIPYKSAELSQKQIKGSSLYPLTNSGHGSPIEQADELNKELIKFLNS
- a CDS encoding LTA synthase family protein; the protein is MKYESALYHLPRKSILISTIISGMVTLLIATMFFMILKFFNLDMMKDFLNQKFILSITIILMWIIVLYVTHLSKRETVEFRPSIRVHLILFLIAHTVALFYIVLQVNIDFLEAINWIYNYNGQFILSFIVIYAIYILVYNLLGKVFLSVRLTSYTLIFLAIVNYLKLLFRGEPLYPSDFTQITHLQSVIPMVIDYFNWKHILIAIVCIMVCIALCMYIRKYIKEASVHFMTRILFVIGSIFVLYAYSNYTNTFMNKLFQKWGIEFILWDQTGNYAENGLVLGFISNLDTTVIEKSKEYSKENILQIVNDIKKQYGGNVGKQKQTEKPNIIFIMSEAFWDPTKLTNLSFSEDPVPNLHQYIENFPGGQTISPTFGGNTANTEFEALTGYSMSLLKPGSIPYQQVVTNKKEIPSITSTLKKEGYYASAIHSFGRSFFKRDDVYNVLGFDQFNSQDKMKNTEIDGDYISDLSMSKEIIAELKKREQPTFIHAVTMQNHFPFTPGRFGVNKVEISGLEEEAKAELETYTEGLRRSDEALQYLIEQLDDLDRPTLLVFFGDHLPSLGTNKSLYKEAGYITNEKTPSERLAMAETPLLMYGNFDLPNDNLGLVSPIYFSNLVLDYAGLNKSPFYQFLSDLYLEIPALREELKVGKDGEVIKNLTAKQQEMLKQYKFIQYDLLVGKQYSKDILFK